CTACTATCAATTTTAGGTTAAATTTGGCCTACtggtaatgttagctaaaatgTTAGCCTCAACATTTGGGCTATCATCAGCAGCAGGTTGACAAACACTGATTTACTCTGTCTAGTACAATATACATGAGCTGAAAAGCTAACACTAGCATGAAGATTTCAGGCAGGAAgcaaaaagaagacaaaagaaaaagtttaattgtctgattttatttatttattatatgaaaataaaccaactttatgttctgaaatatatttaaaacctCAGCAGTGAAGCCCTGTCTGGATGGTTGTAaatgtttgtaatatttttatttctagatggcaaaagaaaataaaaccgtTTTTTATTAAAGCCGAAAGAGTGAAAGTGAGCGAGTCTCTAATGAGGCTGTAAATACGCCAAGATGGCTCTTCATTGCACTAAATATCATCAATTATTCATAATcttaattacagttttttacatatcttcataaatgacaacaaaaccTTCTGGTCGACACATTTATCCCACTCACTGCAGACAGAAACCGATAAATACGCAGCGCATTTGCTTTTTACGTTAaaatcatcatcaaaatcaccGTCTGACTTAAAGAAGTGCAGTCAAGAAACTATAATGGATTTATTCCTGGTGGATTTCACTGACGGTTTTATTCAGGTCCTATGAGAAAAGCCCGCCTCCTCCCCGTCCCGCTAACCGGATCGGGTCATAGGAAACGCCGCAGCGTGCGATGTTTCAACATTTAAGTCcttggtgggggggggggggggattgttctcagattttttttgtgtatttcagcAGGCCGTAGATCCCTCCGCCtggaaataaaggaaaatattttattagcccagaaaagaacagaaaagaacagaaagaacTTTTTGGACTAATCTCAGAAAAATTCTAGAGAAACTTAGAAATTTCTAAGTTTAAGGAGTCAAAAATGTGctacaaaaaactttttagattCATCTCagagaaattaataaataaaactcttgaacttttttaatttgttagaaaaaaatctaaagttttatctagaaaatttctgagattttctgtcgtaaatgtactttttatccCCTGATCTAACCCTGATACGCCGTTGTACGGGCCTCTGGAATGAAAAACCTGATTAAAAAGAGCCTGTTTGGcagcatgaagtaggctaaaagtcACTTATATCTACCAGTAGGAAGGGTTGCAGAACCATTTCTAAAGCTTTGGTTCATGATTTTCTGACACAAATGGACATTTCAGTAATATTCTATCTCATTAAATGAGTTTACAGTTTCTAACTTGGATTTAATTTGGAACTTTTTGTCCAGATAAAGAgtagtttctctctctctaaataaatttgactgaGTGAGTATTTGAACAGCAGcatttgcatttattcaaaGGTCTGGAGACCAGTAAAGCAGAGGAAACTGCTCTGCTTCCTGGTTAATGGTTGACAGACTGTTGTGGTGGAAACTGCGGCGTTGCGTAACCGTTTGTGTGCTTGTCCATTACACTCACCCAGTAAGCCCGCCCCGGCGATGGTACCGATGGTGATGCCGGCTATCGCCCCTCCGGACAGCCCTGACGAGGCCGGTCCCGACGAGGGGAGGACTGTGGTTGAGTTTTGGCTGCCTGTGGTTGGTGAACCAGTTTCACCAGTTTGGTTGACTGTGGTTGGTGCACCAGTTTCACC
This window of the Gambusia affinis linkage group LG15, SWU_Gaff_1.0, whole genome shotgun sequence genome carries:
- the LOC122845408 gene encoding T-cell immunoglobulin and mucin domain-containing protein 2-like isoform X1, with protein sequence MFRNVLVAALCLLVTVNLCGGADSSTIIPSTTPQNTTDNSTESSAGPPTSIPTGAPTTVNQTGETGAPTTVNQTGETGAPTTVNQTGETGSPTTGSQNSTTVLPSSGPASSGLSGGAIAGITIGTIAGAGLLGGGIYGLLKYTKKI
- the LOC122845408 gene encoding T-cell immunoglobulin and mucin domain-containing protein 2-like isoform X2, encoding MFRNVLVAALCLLVTVNLCGGADSSTIIPSTTPQNTTDNSTESSAGPPTSIPTGAPTTVNQTGETGAPTTVNQTGETGSPTTGSQNSTTVLPSSGPASSGLSGGAIAGITIGTIAGAGLLGGGIYGLLKYTKKI